One window of the Melanotaenia boesemani isolate fMelBoe1 chromosome 14, fMelBoe1.pri, whole genome shotgun sequence genome contains the following:
- the rpl36 gene encoding 60S ribosomal protein L36: MAIRYPMAIGLNKGHPVTKNITTPKHSRRRGRLTKHSKFVRDMIREVCGFAPYERRAMELLKVSKDKRALKFIKKRIGTHIRAKRKREELSNVLAAMRKAAAKKD, encoded by the exons ATGGCTATACGTTATCCAATGGCCATTGGCCTTAACAAAGGTCATCCAGTTACCAAAAATATAACTACCCCCAAACACAGCCGCCGACGTGGG CGTCTGACCAAGCACAGCAAGTTTGTTCGGGACATGATCCGTGAAGTTTGTGGTTTTGCTCCATATGAGAGACGAGCCATGGAGTTGCTGAAGGTGTCTAAGGACAAGAGAGCCCTCAAATTTATCAAGAAGAGG ATTGGCACTCACATTCGGgccaagagaaagagagaggagcTGAGCAACGTGCTGGCTGCCATGAGAAAGGCTGCAGCCAAGAAGGACTGA
- the lmnb2 gene encoding lamin-B2 — MATASVTPSREAGRSAASTPLSPTRISRLQEKQELQHLNDRLAVYIDRVRALELENDRLMVKVSEKEEVTTREVTGLKALYEAELADARRVLDETAKDRARLQIDLGKAKADLEEATRSVKKKEGDLAAAVSRANGLEGQLNKSEASLATALSQNAALTSELADVKSLLAKAEDSHAVAKRQLEAETLMRVDLENRCQSLSEELEFRKNMFEEEMRESRHRQEQRIVEVDSGVRQDYELKLGQALQDLRRQHDEQVSLYKEELEQTFQAKLDNAKMSSEINDKAMGAAREELQESRMRIESLGYQLSALQKQVTASEDRIRELEEILSAERDKHRRAIEGKEQEMAELRDRMNAQLSEYQELLDVKLALDMEINAYRKLLEGEEHRLKLSPSPSSRVTVSRVTGSSSSRTKRKRVEVEAQDLLEMGRGEEQLLVSEEATASGAVNISPTDMDGNAVTLTNETEQDQPLGNWRLKRQVDDGEELIYKFSPKYVLKAGQTVTVWSADAGVAHSPPSDLLWKSQASWGTGTVVVTSLINSDGEEVARRSVTKTQVEIENGEGEEEEVAQRGRVSSRECAIM; from the exons ATGGCGACAGCTAGTGTTACTCCAAGCCGAGAAGCTGGCCGGTCAGCGGCCTCTACGCCTCTCTCTCCGACCCGGATATCTCGTTTGCAGGAGAAGCAAGAATTGCAGCATCTAAATGACAGGCTGGCCGTGTACATCGACCGAGTCCGGGCACTGGAATTGGAGAACGACCGACTGATGGTCAAAGTGTCTGAGAAGGAGGAGGTGACTACCAGAGAG GTAACAGGCTTGAAGGCTCTGTATGAGGCAGAGTTAGCTGATGCTCGGCGGGTTTTGGATGAAACTGCTAAAGACAGAGCCAGGCTCCAGATTGACCTTGGGAAGGCTAAAGCTGATCTAGAAGAAGCAACACGCAG TGTCAAGAAGAAGGAAGGTGATCTTGCTGCGGCCGTGTCAAGGGCAAATGGATTGGAAGGCCAGCTAAATAAGAGTGAAGCATCTCTTGCTACAGCTCTAAGTCAGAATGCTGCACTGACCTCAGAGCTAGCTGATGTCAAGAGTCTTCTTGCCAAG GCAGAAGACAGCCATGCTGTTGCAAAGCGCCAGCTGGAGGCAGAAACGCTGATGCGTGTAGACCTGGAAAACCGCTGTCAGTCATTAAGTGAAGAGCTGGAGTTCCGGAAGAACATGTTTGAAGAG GAGATGCGCGAGAGTCGGCATCGACAGGAGCAGAGAATAGTGGAGGTGGATTCTGGAGTCCGGCAGGACTATGAGCTCAAACTGGGTCAGGCTTTACAG GACCTAAGGAGGCAACATGATGAGCAAGTTTCTCTTTATAAGGAGGAACTGGAGCAAACCTTCCAGGCCAAG TTGGATAATGCCAAGATGTCATCAGAGATTAATGACAAGGCGATGGGCGCAGCAAGGGAGGAGCTGCAGGAGTCTCGTATGAGAATAGAAAGTCTTGGATATCAACTTAGTGCTCTGCAGAAACAG GTGACTGCTTCAGAGGACCGTATCAGAGAACTGGAGGAAATTCTGTCAGCAGAGCGAGACAAGCATCGCCGTGCCATCGAAGGAAAAGAGCAAGAAATGGCCGAATTAAGAGACAGGATGAACGCTCAGCTCAGTGAATACCAAGAGCTGCTGGATGTGAAGCTCGCTCTAGATATGGAGATCAATGCATACAGGAAACTGCTGGAGGGAGAGGAACACAG ACTTAAATTGTCTCCCAGTCCATCCTCCCGAGTGACCGTTTCCAGGGTAACTGGATCTTCCTCATCACGTACTAAGAGGAAgagggtggaggtggaggctcAGGATTTGTTGGAGATGGGAAGAGGAGAAGAGCAGCTGCTGGTGTCGGAGGAGGCCACAGCTAGTGGAGCAGTGAATATATCACCAACTGACATGGATGGAAACGCAGTGACACTAACTAATGAGACTGAGCAG GATCAGCCTCTGGGCAACTGGAGACTGAAGAGACAAGTTGATGATGGAGAGGAGCTTATTTACAAGTTCTCACCTAAATATGTCCTCAAGGCTGGACAAACGGTCACG GTCTGGTCTGCTGATGCTGGCGTGGCCCACAGTCCACCATCTGATCTGTTGTGGAAGAGCCAGGCTTCCTGGGGAACAGGAACTGTTGTTGTCACCTCTTTGATCAACTCTGACGGCGAG GAGGTGGCCAGAAGGAGCGTAACAAAGACTCAGGTGGAGATAGAAAATGGCgagggagaagaagaggaggtggCACAAAGG GGCAGAGTGTCATCCAGAGAGTGCGCCATCATGTGA
- the commd2 gene encoding COMM domain-containing protein 2, whose amino-acid sequence MLLVLSEDHKEHLSFLSKVDASVVGEFGRIALEFLRKGSSPKIYEGAARKLSVPVEMVQHGVEGLMFLMTESSKHMISEVDFMDSVLVLGFSEELNQILLQLYLQHHSQIRSTLNQLLPTQPTYHNLEWRLDVQLASRSVRQQVIPMVIMRLHLTGSSGISRVLHTDPSTLLHLISTLEAALAALKTSHARRILRNIK is encoded by the exons ATGCTGCTGGTTTTGTCGGAAGACCACAAAGAACATCTTTCCTTCTTGTCCAAGGTTGATGCTTCCG TGGTTGGAGAGTTTGGTCGGATAGCGCTGGAATTCTTGAGGAAAGGATCAAGTCCCAAGATCTATGAAGGCGCAGCCA GGAAGCTAAGTGTTCCTGTAGAAATGGTCCAGCATGGGGTGGAAGGCCTAATGTTCCTCATGACAGAGAGCTCCAAACACATG aTCTCTGAGGTGGACTTCATGGACTCTGTGCTAGTTTTGGGGTTCAGTGAGGAGCTTAATCAGATCCTGTTGCAG CTCTACCTGCAGCATCACAGTCAGATTCGCAGCACCCTGAACCAGCTGCTCCCCACTCAGCCCACCTACCACAACCTGGAATGGAGACTGGACGTTCAG CTGGCGAGTCGTTCAGTCCGACAGCAGGTCATTCCCATGGTGATCATGCGTCTGCACCTGACAGGAAGCTCAGGTATCAGCAGGGTTCTCCACACAGATCCCAGCACCCTCCTGCACCTGATCTCCACTCTGGAGGCTGCTTTGGCTGCCTTGAAAACGAGCCACGCTCGCCGTATTTTACGTAACATCAAATAA